CGATCTAAAAGCTCTCCAACGTGTGAGTCGAAGGGTTTTGGTTATCATCTTGTGTTAGGATACTTGTGCATTTTATTTGATTGGTGGGATTGAAATCAGGGGTTGAACCAAGTGCATGATATGCTTTAAGCCTcttctatttaaaaaataaattatttggtATTTGAAAATCACGTTCATGTGAcgtatatttaaaatatatgttgACGGAAACACAAATGACTGATTCATGCTTTAAATATTTGCCACAAATGATGGATTAATTTGAACTCTATGAGCAATGGAAACCCCTATAAAGGAAATCCAACAACTACAATGTGGATGAATCGTGACCATTGACATAGAGGAGGAGGATAATTTATGACTTTTATAGCAAAGAACACTAATAAAAATCGTATCTAAACCCAAGTATTCTTGTAGTGATGCAACAATATCACGTAAATTGCAACATGTGTATATCAATCACTGAAACTTTTGTGGCGGTTTATACCTTACCCACAACGAGTCAAAGTTTGATTCTTGCCCATCcttttacttgaataaaaaagatgTTGAATATACTAATTTTTGGTGTTGGAAGATTGAATGGTAAGAGGACAAGTTGTGGTTTACTACTACTTTCGTAGGCAACTTTTCaacattatatatacatgttaATTAGTGTATAATATAAAATGCTATTATGAGTCATTTTCAAGTAATAAGAAATCTTTATCCCCTAATTTGTGTTTAATATAATCATGCCATCTTTTCTGGTCCAAAAATTCCACTTTATTCCTCACCCGATCGTATGATGTGATGCGAGTTAGAATTAATCATGAcaataattatgaaaaaacaacaaattaagGCATCATATtacaacaaataaaagtaaaagttgCATAGAAAATCAACACAACTACATTagctttgttattttattggaGATATGTGAAATCCATTAATTAGTAGGTCCTCTTGTTTGTGTATTATATTTCTTCTGATAGAAACGTCTTTGTTTGGATTTGCAAAGAAACTcaattcaaaatgaaaaagaacatGGGACTTgcttagaaaaataaaatataaaaaaaaattagtaaaaaggaaagaaaaagaaactggATTTAGAAGTATCTCTCGAGACAAACAAAACCATTCCTTTCATGATTTGTTAGTTCTTACTTATTCATCATCATGAATATGCGGTCAACAGCTTTGACTGAGTTGGGCTAGATTAGATTGTGCCACGTGGAGATAGAGCTAAACACATAGAGGCGATGATGATATGACGACGATGAGTAATCCCACATGGTATGCTAGTGCTACGTTGGCAAGTAAATGGGGCCCACGCGGGAAGTAGCTTAGCTTTGAAGACCACTAAAACATAACAACCTCGGTACTCACGATCATCAGCTGACATGCATGCATTAAGTTGTTGACTGCAGCATACGTAACAAGAACTAAAAGAGCCCACTGCCCACTGACCTGACCACCCCCCCCTTTAATaacaaattattttgaaatttgtgtACCAGATATTAGATCAAATCAGACTTATTCAACGGTAATTAGTGTATGAtaaatttacatttatttaatgGTAATTAACTTGATGGTAATGTTGGCTTAGGTAATGATGTCGTTTTATTCTAATCAATGGGTGACTAGAAGCGTGTTATTTTCATGCATATAGTTAATAGAGCTTGGAGTAAATATGTCTTGCTCTTGTACACATGTAATTATCTTATTGGGGTGTATAATATGTATTCCCACATGTACAAATGGGAGaatcttgaaaaagaaagagcatATTTTGTTAATGATTGTATATTGACATTATGCATGAATTAGCAATATTAGATAAGTATGTCACATGATATATCATGacattattcaattttttttaatttttagagaGAAAGCTACACATAATACTGCATACTTTGTTTCATCGACCgacattatttaattacccaTTCAAAGAATCAAATATTTTCATTGGAGCTTAAATTTGACAAAGTCTAAAACCACAGCCTATCATTTGAAACTTTCAAAAAGATCACATTCCAAGCTGTTTACCCAATTAGTAAGCAGTTTagtcaattaattaattaataacaagaagaagaaattgtcCAAGACTCAGAGATTGAGTGTTGTcttagaaaataaaagcaaaagcagAAGCAGAACAAAAATAGTTAAAGCATCACTAAAATCTAAATGACCTACGTACATTTGTGGCCAATCAATCCAAAACTGCcaaacaaaacacacacacacttatCTCCCACACGGAAGTCATCCACGAGAAGAAACTTTCTAATCCAAATAACTAAACAAATGGTTAAAGCCACTTTTTACTTTGCCTAACttgatttgaaaaatattaaattaaagttggTAATTAAGAATGATTAGGTTCAGATTAGGCTTTGATACTTTATTCTTCAAGGAGTTGACATTTACAGAAGCTCTTTCAGCCTTGGACCTGAAGAAAAACGTCAGCACTGGAAGGAAGAGGGCTAGGGTTTTGTAGCTAACGGCGTTGGACTATTCACAGACCTATACGGGTCCCACGTGAGGGTCGAAATTATTGACCATTCATGACACAGTCACTCTTTGCTGTCAAAATCACACTGTGCCACTGtgatgctctttttttttggtttttggggaAGGTACTCTGGTACTATTGCACTCGCAGCtctctataaatatatataaaatattgtcATTTCATTGCCTTGGTTTGCTAAGTCCACATTGTTTACccaaaaagaggaaaagtaCACAAGTAATTTACAGTTTACTTGGAGTGCTTGAGTTTTGGAAGCTTTTGCTCTATAAATTGGGTTCAATAATGCAGCTTTATGGGATTGTGGTATAAAAGGGAGGTGGAGAAAGACTTTCGTGAAATGCCATCTTTGGTCAGTAACGTAAGAACGTGtcattatatatttgattGGGAATATACGCAAGATTTTCTAAGAGAAGTGGTGTAGATGATTAACTTGTATTGCTGTTGCATCCTTAAATGTTCACGAGATCAACATCCCCCTAGACTTGTTAGAGTCAATCGTGTATGAACGAGTCATTGATGTGTTATTAGAATCGAATTATGAATATTGACTTGTTCGTtgattataaatataatttacaatttgaacaaatgagagaaattaGAAAAGATAAGATAAAGATATTATATTGTACGCATGTAAAGAAGGTTGAAATTAACTTAAACCTTTAGAGCAGTAGTAggtaaagaagaaagagagaaaaagacatgTTATCGGCTACATACCTTTAAGGATAAGGGAAGATGACTGAGAGCACATTCCGTCACAAGGAAATATAAAGGTACCCAATAACCACATATAATTCTCATGACATCATATGTTAGATTGTCGTGGATACCTTATATAAAAGTCTAgatatttctttgttttcaaattaattaaaattttatcttATGATTCAATAACGTtcaaagaataaataaaatgactCATAAAGCGACACGCCATAAAAGAATGAAACTATATAAAGTTTGATTTGGATAAGCCTAAACATAAAGTGTGAAGGTAACCTTTGGAACTTTGACACATATTACAACTCTAGATCTTGTCAAATCCTGGAAAAATTTAACTAGATGGGTTGTTGTTTAAGTATATACTTACCATATCATCCCCACCTATTCTCTTTCCATACACTCcatttttgactttttaaccATCCCACTTGCTCTGATTCCGTATGTTCTCCACATTTCCTTTTTCACCCTACCTGTAGGCTACAGTAGGAAGTGTCATTTCCACGAGGATCACGTGACCTAAGCTTGCTGCTGCCACAATGGAAGCAGGCGCGTGAGACAGGTCTGTACATAAAGGAGCATGGAGCATATAAAGCCATGGATGTGGATGATATAGAGGTGAGGTGGGTGGTGGTTACCGAGGGTAAAATCCTAATTACCTTTTCCAatgaatattaaataaatatcgAATTTCATTAAACCTCTGATCACGTAAAGAAGCAGTAGATCTCTAGTCTTTTGGTTGCAGAGATCTTTTTGGTGCTAtcaatggaaaagaaagagaaaaaacaaataaaaaggcaAAAGAGTGAGAGGGGTCTGGTCTGAGTCTGATCTGTGTAGACTCTAtacttcctcttcctctgtattctttctttcttattaaATCCTTCCCACCCCACTAGTTTGTCTcattgcttttttcttttcatttgatCCCATGCTCTAAATTCCATCCTCCCCTTTTGTCTTCTCCACTTTTctcttttatcttcttcttccttcttcttcctcaacaAAGGTAGAGGCCATAGATTTTGATAATATcagaaagagaaaacagaGCCTACCCATCTACtgtgcttctttctttttcttttttatggtcttttttgggttgaattaaaaaatgggTACTGGTTGGAGACGAGCCTTCTGCACTACAATCCCTCGAGATCCAGCAGATCAAACCAGAGTATCAGAGAAGCAGCAGAGAAGCCCAAGCCCAAGTCCCAGAAGCTGTACGAGGCTTGGTTTCTTCTCCAGTGGCAGCAGCAACCCTTCTACTCCGAGATTGCAATCTCAGCCGGTGATCTCAACCCAGAGCTCCATTGATGACCATGAAAGCCCCAGGCTGCTTGAATGCAAAACCAGTAGTAGCACTCCCAAGAGTACAAGAACTTCCTTTCTCTCCAGCTCAAACCCAACTTCTCCTCGATCCCCTCTCAAGCTCTCCCTCTTCAGAAACAGCTTCAAATTTCGAGTATGCAACTCTCTTAATTCacccatttattttatttgctacccaatgatttttatttatttatttatttgtttggcttattgggtttttgaattttcgtTTTCTGCGGGGACTTTTGCAGAGCAACTGTGGGATTTGCTTGAACAGCGTGAAGACAGGGCAGGGCACAGCCATATACACAGCAGAGTGTGGTCACGCCTTCCATTTCCCTTGCATAGCTGCTCATGTGCGCAGCCATGACAGCCTCGTCTGCCCAGTCTGCAACTGCACATGGAAAGACGTCCCTCTCCTCGCCATCCACAAAAACCTCAACCAATCCCGAAACGACGTCGTGGAGCCCACCAAACCCAAGCCCAGGGAAgtggagaagaagataataGTGGAGGCCGCCTCACCCAGAGCCTCATCGAAGCCATTGTACGACGACGACGAGTCTCTTTTCTCTCCCACATCACGGATCATCCCTATACCAGAAGCCGACGATGAAGACGAAGACGCCACAGACCCATTCCCCGAAAACGACGACGTCGAGGAGTTCCAGGGCTTTTTCGTCAATCCGAACCCTTCATCTTCCGACGCGCGAATCAACGGCCGAGATATCAGAACCAATAATGTCCAGGTCAGGATTTTACCCGAGTCCGCTTTACTCTCGTCGGGTCGGGGCTTCGACACCTACGTCGTGGCTTTGCGGGTCAAGGCTCCTCCGCCCCCAGTTTTTAACACTTCGCGTCGtgtttcgatcgatttggtgacGGTGCTCGACGTCAGCGGAAGCATGACCGGCGCGAAGCTCCAGATGCTGAAACGCGCCATGCGTTTGGTCATTTCGTCGCTCGGCTCCAACGACCGGCTTTCGATTGTCGCATTTTCAGCAACCACGAAGCGGCTGCTGCCGTTAAAAAGAATGACGGCTCACGGTCAACGTTTGGCCAGGAGA
The window above is part of the Prunus dulcis chromosome 1, ALMONDv2, whole genome shotgun sequence genome. Proteins encoded here:
- the LOC117615585 gene encoding E3 ubiquitin-protein ligase WAV3-like; the protein is MGTGWRRAFCTTIPRDPADQTRVSEKQQRSPSPSPRSCTRLGFFSSGSSNPSTPRLQSQPVISTQSSIDDHESPRLLECKTSSSTPKSTRTSFLSSSNPTSPRSPLKLSLFRNSFKFRSNCGICLNSVKTGQGTAIYTAECGHAFHFPCIAAHVRSHDSLVCPVCNCTWKDVPLLAIHKNLNQSRNDVVEPTKPKPREVEKKIIVEAASPRASSKPLYDDDESLFSPTSRIIPIPEADDEDEDATDPFPENDDVEEFQGFFVNPNPSSSDARINGRDIRTNNVQVRILPESALLSSGRGFDTYVVALRVKAPPPPVFNTSRRVSIDLVTVLDVSGSMTGAKLQMLKRAMRLVISSLGSNDRLSIVAFSATTKRLLPLKRMTAHGQRLARRIVDRLVCGQGTSVGDALRKATKVLEDRRDRNPVASIILLSDGQDERVKISAHQRQGSGHVSATRFAHIEIPVHAFGFGETGGYSQEPAEDAFAKCVGGILSVVVQDLRIQLGFDSGSAPAEIAAIYSCNGGPAVHGSASVRLGDLYAEEERELLVELRVPRALARGSHHVMSVRCLYKDPATQEIVYGKEQALLVPLADAARSASGPKIERLRGLFITTRAVAESRRLVEHNDYSSAHHLLASARALLLKSKSASAEEHVRGLEAELAELHWRRQHKIMEEQQQMLMMIQRRRGGSSSEREIAVDENGEPLTPTSAWRAAEKLAKVAMMKKSLNRVSDLHGFENARF